The Geobacter sp. AOG2 genome includes a window with the following:
- the pepN gene encoding aminopeptidase N: MTESAHTTIHRHDYRPPDYTVDSIDLRFELGEDTTLVRSRLALRAAYDRSREERPLILDGHRFALRSLRLDGVLLAPEAFHVSEETLFVPSVPAAFILEVETELRPQDNTYLEGLYRSGGMFCTQCEAQGFRSITYYPDRPDVLSVYTTTIIADPKRYPVLLSNGNPVDRGELPDGRHFITWHDPFRKPSYLFALVAGKLACIEDVFSTCSGRKVSLRLYLQEANRLKGAHALRSLKKAMRWDEETFGREYDLDCYMIVAVDDFNMGAMENKGLNIFNSRYVLATPETATDEDYQAIEEVIGHEYFHNWSGNRVTCRDWFQLSLKEGLTIFRDQEFSADMESRGVKRIADVRYLRSAQFAEDNGPLAHPVRPDSYMEINNFYTNTVYNKGGELIRMLRTLLGAERFRKGMDLYFERHDGQAVTIEDFVQAMADAGERDLGQFRLWYSQAGTPHIKASGIFEAADGVFTLRVCQSCPETPGQTEKQPFHIPLVVGLLDRDGRELPVTLFGEPVPGPTTRVLEVCKTEQTFHFSGLEHEPVPALLRNFSAPVKLDYPYRHDDLVLLMAHETDPFCRWEAGQQLASQVLLGLVADQQAGRELRPDQAFVATYRATLTSGEQDRAFLAEALTLPSEKYLAELMPVIDPEAIHIARKFIIHTLATLLRDDFLAVREVCRSTQPYDIDDGRSGERRLSNLCLAYLASLEEQDITNLCIQQYRAADNMTDAVGALAPLASCNCPERNEALEDFYRRWQGDRQVVDKWFSLRAMSDLPGTIDDVKALIGHPAFELTNPNRFRALVGAFSQNQPHFHAADGSGYRFLVDQLLRLIPLNPQVSARLLAPLTTWRRFEPGRRALMQRELMRVQTLPNLPRDVYEVVTKSL, encoded by the coding sequence ATGACAGAATCGGCTCATACCACTATCCATCGTCACGATTATCGTCCCCCCGATTATACGGTTGACAGTATCGATCTTCGCTTTGAGCTGGGGGAGGATACAACCCTCGTCCGCTCCCGCCTTGCCCTGCGAGCCGCCTATGATCGCAGCCGTGAAGAACGGCCGCTGATTCTGGACGGCCATCGTTTCGCGCTGCGCAGCCTCCGCCTGGATGGAGTGCTCCTTGCCCCGGAGGCCTTCCATGTATCGGAAGAAACACTCTTTGTACCCTCGGTTCCCGCCGCCTTCATCCTGGAGGTGGAAACCGAGTTGCGTCCCCAGGACAATACCTACCTGGAGGGGCTCTATCGCTCGGGAGGGATGTTCTGCACCCAGTGCGAAGCCCAGGGATTCCGCTCCATCACCTACTACCCGGACCGTCCCGATGTGCTTTCCGTTTATACCACCACCATCATTGCCGACCCGAAGCGGTATCCGGTACTTCTGTCCAACGGTAACCCGGTAGACAGGGGCGAACTGCCGGACGGCCGCCACTTCATCACCTGGCACGACCCTTTCAGAAAACCAAGCTACCTCTTCGCCCTGGTAGCCGGTAAGCTGGCCTGTATCGAGGACGTATTTTCGACTTGCTCTGGCCGGAAGGTGAGCCTGCGCCTCTATCTCCAGGAAGCCAACCGCCTCAAGGGGGCACACGCGCTCCGTTCCCTGAAAAAAGCCATGCGCTGGGACGAGGAGACCTTTGGCAGGGAATACGACCTGGACTGCTACATGATCGTGGCGGTGGACGACTTCAACATGGGAGCCATGGAAAACAAGGGGCTCAACATCTTCAACTCCCGTTACGTCCTGGCCACTCCCGAGACCGCCACCGATGAGGACTACCAAGCCATAGAGGAGGTCATCGGCCACGAGTATTTCCACAACTGGAGCGGCAACCGGGTCACCTGCCGCGATTGGTTCCAGCTCTCTCTCAAAGAGGGATTGACCATTTTCCGCGATCAAGAGTTTTCGGCCGACATGGAATCGCGCGGCGTGAAACGCATTGCCGATGTCCGCTACCTGCGTAGTGCACAGTTCGCCGAGGACAACGGTCCCTTGGCTCACCCGGTCCGGCCCGACTCCTACATGGAAATCAACAATTTCTACACCAACACCGTCTATAACAAGGGTGGCGAATTGATCCGCATGCTGCGCACCCTCCTGGGTGCTGAGCGTTTCAGAAAAGGTATGGATCTCTACTTTGAGCGCCACGACGGTCAGGCCGTCACGATCGAGGATTTTGTCCAGGCCATGGCCGATGCGGGAGAAAGGGATCTGGGACAGTTCCGGCTCTGGTACAGTCAGGCAGGAACGCCCCATATCAAGGCATCAGGCATATTCGAAGCGGCAGACGGCGTCTTCACCTTGAGGGTGTGTCAGTCGTGCCCGGAGACTCCAGGACAGACTGAAAAACAACCTTTCCATATCCCCCTGGTCGTCGGCCTCCTGGACCGCGATGGCCGGGAGCTTCCGGTCACCCTGTTTGGCGAACCGGTACCCGGCCCAACGACCAGGGTACTTGAGGTGTGCAAGACCGAGCAGACGTTCCATTTCTCCGGTTTGGAACATGAGCCGGTACCGGCGCTGCTACGCAACTTCTCCGCGCCGGTAAAGCTGGACTACCCCTACCGCCACGACGACCTCGTGCTGCTCATGGCCCACGAAACAGATCCGTTCTGTCGCTGGGAGGCGGGCCAGCAATTGGCGTCCCAGGTCCTTCTCGGCTTGGTGGCCGACCAACAGGCCGGGCGGGAACTTAGGCCAGACCAGGCTTTCGTGGCGACCTACCGGGCAACCCTCACCAGTGGAGAGCAGGATCGGGCCTTTCTGGCCGAGGCGCTCACGCTGCCATCGGAGAAATACCTAGCCGAACTGATGCCGGTCATTGACCCTGAGGCCATCCACATCGCCCGAAAATTCATCATTCATACCCTGGCAACGCTGCTGCGGGACGATTTTCTGGCAGTTCGCGAAGTGTGTCGCAGTACGCAGCCCTATGATATTGACGACGGCCGTTCCGGAGAACGTCGCCTGTCCAACCTCTGCCTGGCCTACCTGGCGAGCCTTGAAGAGCAGGACATCACAAACCTCTGCATCCAGCAGTACCGTGCAGCCGACAATATGACCGACGCCGTGGGAGCACTCGCGCCGCTGGCTTCATGCAATTGTCCGGAACGTAACGAAGCTCTGGAGGATTTCTATCGTCGCTGGCAGGGGGACCGCCAAGTGGTGGATAAGTGGTTCTCGCTCAGAGCCATGTCCGACCTCCCCGGCACCATTGACGACGTCAAGGCTCTCATCGGCCACCCGGCCTTTGAACTCACCAACCCCAACCGTTTTCGCGCACTGGTTGGGGCATTCAGCCAGAATCAGCCACATTTCCATGCCGCTGACGGCTCCGGCTACCGGTTCCTGGTTGACCAACTGCTCCGCCTCATCCCGCTCAACCCCCAGGTTTCCGCCCGCCTGCTTGCGCCACTGACCACTTGGCGCCGTTTTGAACCTGGAAGACGGGCGCTTATGCAGCGGGAACTGATGCGGGTCCAGACCCTCCCCAACCTTCCACGGGATGTCTACGAAGTCGTTACCAAAAGTCTTTGA